The Streptomyces sp. Je 1-332 genome has a window encoding:
- a CDS encoding phosphatase PAP2 family protein, producing the protein MLLAASVITAAAVWLVCDTLGAPAALLAMGCMAPLLAALLFACTYAGNISLHTSSAAASVTLLTLRLDPAWALLYLLVAAIGWSRLHLRAHTPAQVFAGAAAGAMVCSTMLYIAPLGAR; encoded by the coding sequence ATGTTGCTGGCTGCAAGCGTCATCACCGCAGCAGCCGTCTGGCTGGTCTGCGACACCCTTGGCGCTCCCGCCGCGCTCCTGGCGATGGGGTGCATGGCTCCGCTACTGGCAGCGCTGCTCTTTGCCTGCACCTACGCCGGCAACATCTCCCTGCACACCAGCTCGGCAGCCGCCAGCGTCACCCTCTTGACCCTGCGACTAGACCCGGCCTGGGCTCTGCTGTATCTCCTCGTCGCAGCCATCGGTTGGTCCCGCCTCCACTTGCGCGCCCACACGCCTGCCCAGGTCTTTGCCGGTGCCGCAGCGGGGGCCATGGTCTGCAGCACCATGCTCTACATCGCTCCGCTGGGCGCGCGCTAG
- the recA gene encoding recombinase RecA produces the protein MAGTEHENALDITLAQIERKFGRGAVMRLGERPNEPMEVIPTGSTALDVALGVGGLPRGRVVEVYGPESSGKTTLTLHAVANAQKAGGSVAFIDAEHALDPEYGKKLGVDTDNLILSQPDNGEQALEIADILIRSGALDLIVIDSVAALVPRAEIEGEMGDSHMGLQARLMSQALRKITSALSQTKTTVIFINQLREKIGVMFGSPETTTGGRALKFYASVRLDIRRIETLKDGTDAVGNRTRVKVVKNKVAPPFKQAEFDILYGQGISREGGLIDMGVENGFVRKAGAWYTYEGDQLGQGKENARNFLKDNPDLANEIEKKILEKLGIWVPAKAAVTEDTVAVPTPDAARASVGNPA, from the coding sequence ATGGCAGGAACCGAGCACGAAAACGCGCTGGACATCACGCTCGCACAGATCGAGCGGAAATTTGGCCGGGGTGCGGTCATGCGCCTCGGCGAGCGGCCCAATGAGCCCATGGAGGTGATCCCTACCGGATCGACCGCGCTGGACGTGGCTCTTGGTGTGGGCGGTCTGCCCCGCGGCCGTGTGGTGGAGGTGTACGGGCCGGAGTCCTCCGGTAAGACGACGCTGACGTTGCACGCGGTGGCGAACGCGCAGAAGGCCGGCGGCTCGGTGGCGTTCATCGACGCCGAGCACGCCCTGGACCCGGAGTACGGCAAGAAGCTCGGCGTCGACACCGACAATCTCATCCTGTCCCAGCCGGACAACGGCGAGCAGGCACTGGAGATCGCCGACATCCTGATCCGCTCCGGCGCGCTCGACTTGATCGTGATCGACTCCGTCGCGGCCCTGGTGCCACGCGCCGAGATCGAGGGTGAGATGGGCGACTCCCACATGGGACTGCAGGCCCGCCTGATGAGCCAGGCCCTCCGAAAGATCACCAGCGCGCTCAGTCAGACGAAGACGACGGTTATCTTCATCAACCAGCTGCGCGAGAAGATCGGCGTGATGTTCGGCTCGCCGGAGACCACGACCGGTGGTCGCGCGCTGAAGTTCTACGCCTCGGTGCGGCTCGACATCCGCCGGATCGAGACCCTGAAGGACGGCACGGACGCGGTCGGCAACCGCACCCGCGTCAAGGTCGTCAAGAACAAGGTCGCGCCCCCCTTCAAGCAGGCCGAGTTCGACATCCTCTACGGCCAGGGCATCAGCCGCGAGGGCGGCCTGATCGACATGGGCGTGGAGAACGGCTTCGTCCGCAAGGCGGGCGCCTGGTACACGTACGAGGGCGACCAGCTCGGCCAGGGCAAGGAGAACGCCCGCAACTTCCTGAAGGACAACCCCGATCTCGCCAACGAGATCGAGAAGAAGATCCTCGAGAAACTCGGGATCTGGGTGCCGGCGAAAGCCGCTGTCACCGAGGACACGGTGGCCGTCCCAACCCCTGATGCGGCCCGGGCCTCGGTGGGAAACCCAGCCTGA
- a CDS encoding S41 family peptidase — protein MRIVTAATVALALLGTATPAAITHQPATDGIWRTDGYGTVLSIRNGTLQEYQTTAVSCIAGDTAQRSGSGAYTTPGGTVLTVRTRGGHDRASVRLDSDVGERNLRRMTELPDTCTRSAARGPLASFDVFWQSFEENYPFFAAKGVDWHAVRDRYRPTVHEGTTPDELFAVFSKMVEPLHDAHVAVWDVDGDGDGDPDRAFARVRPGTVRPDGKLDAKVKKFIVERDLKNARNLKDFAAGRITYADLPGGQGYLRISGFGGYAGGEASYAAELAELDKALDTILGQERTRHLKGLVIDLRINGGGSDAMGLHVAGRLTDTPYLAYSKRARNDPADPTRHTRPQPLYVTPSQAPRYTGPVAVLTGGSTVSAGETFTQALMDRPGRTARIGQPTQGVFSDVMVRKLPNGMSVWLPNEELLTRSGRTFDGAGIPPHLTEPVFTTEEFDQNKDSAFDRAVKILRDQDGPSRRQPGPAASELVS, from the coding sequence GTGCGCATCGTTACGGCCGCCACCGTCGCCCTGGCCCTCTTGGGCACAGCCACGCCGGCCGCCATCACCCACCAGCCGGCCACAGACGGAATCTGGCGCACCGATGGCTACGGCACCGTGCTGTCCATCCGGAACGGAACCCTGCAGGAGTACCAGACCACCGCCGTCAGCTGCATCGCGGGCGACACCGCGCAACGGAGCGGCTCCGGCGCCTACACCACGCCTGGAGGCACCGTCCTCACCGTGCGCACCCGCGGGGGCCACGACCGCGCTTCCGTACGGCTGGACAGCGATGTCGGCGAACGGAACCTTCGCCGGATGACCGAACTGCCCGACACCTGCACGCGTTCCGCCGCCCGGGGCCCGCTCGCATCCTTCGACGTCTTCTGGCAGTCATTCGAGGAGAACTATCCCTTCTTCGCCGCCAAGGGCGTCGACTGGCACGCCGTACGCGACCGGTACCGGCCCACCGTCCACGAAGGGACGACCCCGGACGAACTCTTCGCCGTCTTCAGCAAGATGGTCGAGCCGCTCCACGACGCCCACGTCGCCGTCTGGGACGTCGACGGCGACGGCGACGGCGACCCTGACCGGGCGTTCGCGCGGGTCCGCCCAGGCACCGTCCGGCCCGATGGGAAGCTCGACGCCAAGGTCAAGAAGTTCATTGTGGAGCGTGACCTCAAGAACGCCCGGAACCTCAAGGACTTCGCCGCCGGGCGGATCACCTACGCCGACCTCCCCGGCGGACAGGGCTACTTGCGGATCTCCGGCTTCGGCGGTTACGCGGGTGGCGAGGCCTCCTACGCCGCCGAGCTGGCCGAGCTCGACAAGGCGCTGGACACGATCCTCGGCCAGGAACGCACCCGTCACCTGAAGGGCCTGGTCATCGACCTGCGGATCAACGGCGGCGGCTCCGATGCCATGGGGCTCCACGTCGCCGGGCGGCTGACCGACACCCCTTACCTCGCCTACTCCAAGCGAGCCCGCAACGATCCCGCGGACCCCACGCGTCACACACGCCCCCAGCCCCTGTACGTCACGCCCTCCCAGGCCCCCCGCTACACCGGACCGGTCGCCGTACTGACCGGCGGCTCGACCGTCAGTGCGGGAGAGACCTTCACCCAGGCCCTCATGGACCGGCCCGGCCGGACCGCGCGGATCGGGCAGCCCACGCAGGGCGTCTTCTCGGACGTCATGGTGCGCAAGCTCCCCAACGGCATGTCGGTCTGGCTGCCGAACGAGGAGCTGCTGACCCGGTCGGGCAGGACCTTCGACGGCGCGGGTATCCCGCCGCACCTCACCGAGCCGGTCTTCACCACGGAGGAGTTCGACCAGAACAAGGACTCGGCCTTCGACCGGGCCGTGAAGATCCTGCGGGACCAGGACGGCCCCTCCCGGAGACAACCTGGACCCGCGGCCTCGGAGTTGGTGTCGTAA
- a CDS encoding DUF393 domain-containing protein, which translates to MLSQPVLVFDGDCGFCTTSVRFAERRVRPRCDVVPWQFADLDKLGVARERAQYEVLWVTPAGTVYGGAQAVAKALLSAGRGWSLLGASLMLPPMRWAAHGVYRLVAANRHRMPGGAAACAVPGRRPEEQQP; encoded by the coding sequence ATGTTGAGTCAGCCTGTGCTCGTCTTCGATGGGGACTGCGGTTTCTGCACCACCTCGGTGAGGTTCGCTGAGCGCCGTGTCCGGCCTCGTTGTGACGTGGTTCCGTGGCAGTTCGCTGACCTGGACAAGCTCGGCGTCGCTCGAGAGCGTGCCCAGTACGAGGTGCTCTGGGTGACCCCGGCGGGCACGGTGTACGGAGGTGCGCAGGCTGTCGCGAAGGCCCTGCTGAGCGCAGGCCGTGGATGGTCACTGCTGGGCGCGTCGTTGATGCTGCCTCCCATGCGATGGGCCGCCCACGGTGTCTACCGACTAGTGGCGGCCAACCGACATCGCATGCCCGGCGGGGCGGCCGCGTGTGCGGTACCCGGACGCCGACCGGAAGAACAGCAGCCTTGA
- a CDS encoding dihydrofolate reductase family protein: MPADASRSPRRPYVVAHTAISLEGATTGFPPNVGRFYELAATWNEDITLAGADTILAQEQTLAAASRPGPAADGPLLAVVDGKGRIRQWQALRDVGHWSNVIALYAQSTPPRPPSSTVPELVSGTERVDLAEAISELGRREGAEVVRVDSGGSLTGALLEAGLLDEVSLLIHPCLAGSRVRHPWYGSAPYLADALELVESQSFDDGLVWLRYRTAGQPAADHPKSP; the protein is encoded by the coding sequence ATGCCAGCAGATGCGTCTCGCAGCCCACGTCGCCCCTATGTCGTAGCGCATACCGCCATCTCCCTAGAAGGCGCGACCACGGGCTTCCCGCCGAACGTGGGCCGCTTCTACGAGCTGGCTGCCACCTGGAACGAGGACATCACTCTGGCCGGGGCCGACACCATCCTCGCCCAGGAGCAGACGCTGGCAGCAGCTTCGCGCCCCGGACCTGCCGCGGATGGACCGCTCCTGGCCGTCGTGGACGGCAAAGGACGCATCCGGCAGTGGCAGGCGCTGCGCGACGTCGGGCACTGGTCGAATGTCATTGCCCTGTATGCGCAGTCCACCCCACCACGGCCCCCATCCTCGACCGTGCCCGAACTTGTCTCCGGGACCGAGCGAGTCGATCTGGCCGAGGCTATCAGCGAACTCGGGCGTCGTGAGGGTGCCGAGGTCGTACGTGTGGACAGCGGCGGTTCCCTCACCGGCGCGCTGCTGGAGGCAGGATTGCTGGACGAAGTGAGCCTGCTTATTCATCCTTGCCTCGCCGGTTCACGAGTTCGACATCCCTGGTACGGATCGGCGCCCTACCTTGCCGACGCGCTGGAGCTCGTCGAGAGCCAATCCTTCGATGATGGCCTCGTCTGGTTGCGCTACCGCACCGCAGGTCAGCCCGCCGCGGACCATCCGAAATCGCCATGA